A genomic stretch from Patescibacteria group bacterium includes:
- a CDS encoding 30S ribosomal protein S21, protein MVDVKRRKGESFEGLFRRFTRRVQQSGRLLEARKHRFHEPEQSKNSLHRSALRRKDKREAREYLVKTGKLIEEERKGPRRR, encoded by the coding sequence ATGGTCGACGTGAAACGCCGCAAGGGAGAGAGCTTCGAAGGGCTGTTCCGCCGCTTCACCCGCCGGGTGCAGCAGAGCGGCCGCCTGCTTGAGGCCCGCAAGCACCGGTTCCACGAGCCGGAGCAGAGCAAGAACTCGCTTCACCGCAGCGCCTTGCGCCGCAAGGACAAGCGCGAGGCCCGCGAGTACCTCGTGAAGACCGGCAAGCTGATCGAAGAGGAACGGAAGGGACCCCGCCGGCGCTAA
- a CDS encoding histidine--tRNA ligase yields MIPRKKPAPLPETGAALPIPGKKQKAPPELLRGFRDILPEEQGRFQAVRDAARAMADAYSFDRIDLPVLERTEVFLRPLGKSTDVVEKEMYTFEDPSGDSVSLRPEATASVCRAYINHGMLNLPQPVKLWYDGPMFRHDRPQAGRYRQFHSIGFEVLGVNEAIIDAQLIIIASQMFKDLGLEITVQINSIGTPESRASYLTELTSYFRPHRSKLSEDDKKRLQKNPLRLLDSKDPALLELLPGAPQVVDWLDEDSKNHFMKVLEFLDEMQVPYQLNPHLVRGFDYYTHTVFEIWLAGDAGERAQNALGGGGRYDGLMDVLGGRPTPACGFGVGIERIVKAMGEKGINPELRPRAKVFFAQLGDAARRVGLKVFEEFRKAEIQVAEAFGKNALKAQLEAANKLGSAYTLILGQKEVLDGTIIIRDMESGAQEIVDVNKVVALVKKKLATAPDMPIVPAPPPVPPAEPLTSPEA; encoded by the coding sequence ATGATCCCGAGAAAGAAACCCGCCCCGCTCCCGGAAACCGGCGCCGCCCTCCCCATTCCGGGCAAGAAGCAGAAAGCGCCGCCCGAGCTGTTGCGCGGCTTCCGCGACATCCTGCCGGAGGAGCAAGGCCGCTTCCAGGCCGTGCGCGACGCGGCCCGCGCCATGGCCGACGCCTACAGCTTCGATCGCATCGACCTTCCTGTGCTCGAGCGGACCGAGGTGTTCCTGCGCCCGCTCGGCAAGAGCACGGACGTGGTGGAGAAGGAGATGTACACCTTCGAGGACCCGTCCGGCGACTCCGTGAGCCTGCGCCCGGAGGCCACCGCCTCCGTGTGCCGCGCCTACATCAACCACGGCATGCTCAACCTGCCGCAGCCGGTGAAGCTGTGGTACGACGGGCCGATGTTCCGCCACGACCGGCCCCAGGCCGGCCGGTACCGCCAATTCCACAGCATCGGGTTCGAGGTGCTCGGGGTGAACGAGGCGATCATCGACGCGCAACTCATCATCATCGCCTCGCAGATGTTCAAGGACCTCGGGCTCGAGATCACCGTGCAGATCAACTCCATCGGCACGCCCGAATCCCGCGCGAGCTACCTCACGGAGCTCACGAGCTATTTCCGCCCCCATCGCTCGAAGCTTTCGGAGGACGACAAGAAGCGCCTGCAGAAGAACCCGCTGCGCCTGCTCGACAGCAAGGATCCGGCGCTCCTGGAACTGCTCCCCGGCGCCCCGCAGGTCGTGGACTGGCTCGACGAGGATTCCAAGAACCATTTCATGAAAGTGCTCGAGTTCCTGGATGAGATGCAGGTGCCCTACCAGCTCAATCCGCACCTCGTGCGCGGGTTCGACTATTACACGCACACCGTGTTCGAGATCTGGCTCGCGGGCGACGCGGGGGAGCGCGCGCAAAACGCCCTTGGAGGCGGCGGCCGGTACGACGGGCTCATGGACGTCCTGGGCGGACGTCCCACGCCGGCCTGCGGGTTCGGGGTCGGCATCGAACGCATCGTGAAGGCGATGGGGGAGAAGGGGATCAACCCGGAACTGCGGCCGCGCGCGAAGGTATTCTTCGCCCAGCTGGGCGACGCCGCGAGGCGCGTGGGCCTCAAGGTGTTCGAGGAGTTCCGCAAGGCGGAGATCCAGGTAGCCGAGGCGTTCGGCAAGAACGCGCTCAAGGCGCAGCTCGAGGCGGCGAACAAGCTCGGTTCCGCCTACACCCTCATCTTGGGGCAGAAGGAGGTGCTCGACGGCACCATCATCATCCGCGACATGGAGAGCGGCGCCCAGGAGATCGTGGACGTCAACAAGGTGGTCGCGCTCGTGAAGAAGAAGCTCGCGACGGCTCCGGATATGCCGATCGTCCCCGCGCCGCCGCCGGTCCCGCCCGCGGAGCCCTTGACATCGCCGGAGGCCTAA
- the lepB gene encoding signal peptidase I, translated as MLEHRHHTPMDTFWHRRFGPAVGAIAVFLIEVVQIVIISAAIIIPIRYFLIQPFYVKGASMEPNFYDHEYLIIDELSYRVREPERGEIVVFRYPKDPSQFFIKRVIALPGETVEVADNAVTVFNDAYPNGKEVDEPYLVDTVTNGKLKKTLGPGEYFVMGDNRDESLDSRTFGPVARENIVGRVWVRGLPLSRAGAFPAPAYNF; from the coding sequence ATGCTCGAACACCGCCACCACACCCCGATGGACACCTTCTGGCACCGCAGGTTCGGGCCGGCCGTGGGCGCGATCGCCGTGTTCCTCATCGAGGTGGTGCAGATCGTCATCATCTCGGCCGCCATCATCATTCCCATCCGGTATTTCCTCATCCAGCCGTTTTACGTGAAGGGGGCCTCGATGGAGCCAAATTTCTACGATCACGAGTACCTGATCATCGACGAGCTGTCGTATCGCGTGCGGGAGCCGGAGCGCGGCGAGATCGTGGTGTTCCGCTATCCGAAGGATCCCAGCCAGTTCTTCATCAAGCGCGTGATCGCCTTGCCGGGGGAGACGGTGGAAGTGGCCGATAACGCGGTGACGGTGTTCAACGACGCCTATCCCAACGGGAAGGAGGTCGACGAGCCGTACCTGGTGGACACGGTCACCAACGGCAAGCTCAAGAAGACGCTCGGGCCCGGCGAGTATTTCGTGATGGGGGACAATCGCGACGAAAGCCTCGATTCCCGCACGTTCGGCCCGGTCGCGCGGGAGAACATCGTCGGCAGGGTGTGGGTGCGCGGATTGCCGCTCTCCCGCGCCGGCGCCTTCCCGGCGCCCGCGTATAACTTTTAG
- a CDS encoding LytR family transcriptional regulator — protein sequence MDKPKVDFLREKYQLDASPRKPILFFGRLLALFLAAGSVALAALSFNVDWSGESGGSFPSFNLFSTLRHLVSSEDRELRGEKDDRVNFLLLGVGGAGHEGPQLSDTILFASLKPSTEQVGLLSIPRDMTVPIPGYGWRKVNNANAFGENAEPGSGPALAGEVIGDVLDQTVHYYVRVDFDGFAQVVDELGGLDVFVDRAFTDEQYPILGKEEAECGSKADKAAGDKASAAEAFMPEAFTPPPDYSCRFELLSFKQGWTHMDGATALMFVRSRHGNNGEASDFARSRRQQKLLLAMREKLVSTETLLNPGRIARILDAVRENVATNLQLWEIIRLAGLMKDLDPAKVASRVLDASPESPLYATSLNGAYVLLPKNDDWRPIEAMAADIFNAASAALAATPPKPKMVNIEVQNGTTVNGLGFRTSQLLEKQGFTVSKVGNAKDRAYEHTVVYDLTDGKAPDDLKALRTFLEAEVTRTSGGWVRPGDVLPRELSVTPEDPSALATDSTVDFLVILGQNSADLARN from the coding sequence ATGGACAAGCCGAAGGTCGATTTCCTCCGCGAGAAGTACCAACTCGACGCTTCGCCCCGGAAGCCGATTCTTTTTTTCGGCCGCCTGCTCGCCCTGTTCCTCGCCGCGGGTTCCGTCGCGCTCGCCGCGCTGTCGTTCAACGTGGATTGGAGCGGTGAGAGCGGCGGCTCGTTCCCGAGCTTCAACCTGTTCTCCACCCTTCGCCACCTCGTCTCCTCGGAGGACCGGGAGCTGCGGGGCGAGAAGGACGACCGGGTGAATTTCCTGCTCCTGGGCGTGGGCGGCGCCGGGCATGAGGGGCCGCAGCTCTCCGACACGATCCTGTTCGCGAGCCTCAAGCCGTCCACCGAGCAGGTCGGGCTGCTCTCCATCCCGCGCGACATGACCGTGCCGATCCCGGGGTACGGCTGGCGCAAGGTGAACAATGCCAACGCCTTCGGCGAGAACGCGGAGCCCGGTTCGGGCCCGGCGCTCGCCGGAGAGGTGATCGGCGACGTGCTCGACCAGACGGTCCACTATTACGTGCGCGTCGACTTTGACGGGTTCGCGCAGGTCGTCGACGAACTGGGAGGGCTCGACGTGTTCGTGGACCGCGCGTTCACCGACGAGCAGTATCCGATCCTCGGCAAGGAAGAGGCCGAATGCGGAAGTAAGGCGGACAAGGCCGCAGGCGATAAGGCCTCGGCGGCTGAAGCCTTCATGCCTGAAGCCTTCACGCCTCCCCCTGACTACTCCTGCCGATTCGAACTCCTGTCGTTCAAGCAGGGATGGACGCACATGGACGGCGCCACGGCGCTCATGTTCGTGCGCTCGCGCCATGGGAACAACGGCGAGGCGTCCGATTTCGCGCGTTCGCGCCGGCAGCAGAAGCTCCTGCTCGCCATGCGCGAGAAGCTCGTTTCCACCGAAACGCTGCTGAACCCCGGGCGCATCGCCAGGATCCTGGACGCGGTGCGCGAGAACGTCGCCACCAACCTCCAGCTGTGGGAGATCATCCGCCTTGCCGGCCTCATGAAGGACCTCGATCCGGCCAAGGTGGCGAGCCGCGTGCTGGACGCCAGCCCGGAGTCGCCGCTGTACGCCACGAGCCTCAACGGCGCCTACGTGCTGCTCCCGAAAAACGACGACTGGCGCCCGATCGAAGCGATGGCCGCGGACATCTTCAACGCGGCGTCAGCCGCGCTCGCCGCCACCCCGCCGAAACCGAAGATGGTCAACATCGAGGTGCAAAACGGCACCACGGTGAACGGCCTGGGCTTCCGCACCTCCCAGCTGCTCGAGAAACAAGGGTTCACGGTGTCCAAGGTGGGCAATGCCAAGGACCGCGCCTACGAGCACACGGTCGTGTACGACCTCACCGACGGCAAGGCCCCCGACGACCTCAAGGCGCTGCGCACGTTCCTCGAGGCGGAAGTCACCCGCACGAGCGGCGGCTGGGTGAGGCCGGGCGACGTGTTGCCGCGAGAGCTCTCCGTGACTCCCGAAGACCCTTCTGCCCTCGCCACGGACTCGACCGTTGACTTTTTGGTCATCTTGGGGCAAAATTCCGCTGACTTAGCGAGGAATTAA
- the der gene encoding ribosome biogenesis GTPase Der — translation MSPSPIPSIALIGRTNVGKSTLFNRLTETHKAIVSDVAGTTRDRIEGDCLWRGKVVKVVDTGGLDVERTSSIEDDVVKQANLAMKRADVILFVMDQKVGPLPQDRKLAAELARSGRRVIAVANKTEGAAANADVATSPEWRLGALPPALAVSAIKGTGLGDLLDEVYALLKKDGREPAEISQVKPVRVAVIGQPNVGKSSILNAILGEERFIVSPIAHTTRDPNDVQVEVGDRTYVLVDTAGIRKMHKVREKGGLERASVERARKLLERTDTVLFVLDASQGLASQERTLAGMLAEANVGVIVVVNKWDLVPDKTPGTAAEYERMVRRELPFISWAPIVFVSAITNKRINELFDIIDQVETSRHMVVTEEELDAFLRETTKRHLPSRGKGPSHPKVLGLVQTGIAPPTFHLTVKAKQTDVLHPSYLRYLENRLREHFGYKGSPIEIRIKVATAVSLRK, via the coding sequence ATGTCTCCCTCCCCCATCCCCTCCATTGCCCTCATCGGCCGCACCAACGTCGGGAAATCGACGCTGTTCAACCGTCTCACGGAAACCCACAAGGCGATCGTGAGCGACGTGGCCGGCACCACCCGCGACCGCATCGAGGGTGATTGCCTTTGGCGCGGGAAGGTCGTGAAGGTGGTGGACACGGGCGGGCTCGACGTGGAGCGCACGAGCTCGATCGAGGACGACGTGGTGAAGCAGGCGAACTTGGCCATGAAGCGCGCCGACGTGATCCTGTTCGTGATGGACCAGAAGGTGGGCCCGCTCCCGCAGGACCGCAAACTTGCCGCGGAGCTCGCCCGCTCAGGACGACGCGTGATCGCCGTCGCCAACAAGACCGAAGGGGCCGCGGCCAACGCGGACGTCGCCACGTCGCCGGAATGGCGCCTCGGCGCGCTCCCGCCCGCCCTCGCGGTGTCGGCCATCAAGGGGACGGGGCTCGGCGACCTGCTCGACGAGGTCTATGCGCTCCTCAAGAAGGACGGCCGCGAGCCCGCGGAGATCTCCCAGGTGAAACCCGTGCGCGTGGCGGTCATCGGCCAGCCTAACGTGGGCAAGTCCTCCATCCTGAACGCCATCCTGGGCGAGGAACGGTTCATCGTCTCCCCCATCGCGCACACCACCCGCGACCCCAATGACGTGCAGGTGGAAGTGGGCGACCGCACCTACGTGCTCGTGGATACGGCCGGCATCCGCAAGATGCACAAGGTGCGCGAGAAGGGCGGCCTCGAGCGCGCGAGCGTGGAACGGGCGCGCAAGCTCCTTGAGCGCACTGACACGGTGCTGTTCGTGCTGGACGCGAGCCAGGGGCTGGCCTCGCAGGAGCGCACGCTCGCCGGGATGCTCGCGGAGGCGAACGTGGGCGTGATCGTGGTCGTGAACAAGTGGGACCTCGTGCCCGACAAGACGCCGGGCACCGCGGCGGAATACGAACGGATGGTTCGTCGGGAGCTCCCGTTCATCTCCTGGGCGCCCATCGTGTTCGTGTCCGCGATCACGAACAAGCGCATAAACGAGCTGTTTGATATCATCGACCAGGTGGAGACCAGCCGGCACATGGTCGTCACCGAGGAAGAGCTCGACGCCTTCCTGCGCGAGACCACCAAGCGCCATCTTCCCTCCCGCGGCAAAGGCCCGTCGCACCCCAAGGTGCTCGGCCTCGTGCAGACCGGTATCGCGCCGCCCACCTTCCACCTCACCGTGAAGGCGAAGCAGACCGACGTGCTGCACCCAAGCTACCTGCGGTATCTTGAGAACCGCCTCCGCGAACATTTCGGCTACAAAGGGAGCCCGATCGAGATCCGCATCAAGGTGGCGACGGCGGTGTCACTGAGAAAATAG
- a CDS encoding aminoacyl-tRNA hydrolase: protein MKLIVGLGNPGNEYAKTRHNAGFLVLDELANRLAVSFSGKIALKGEVGEAPNEKLVLLKPSTFMNLSGEAVKAAAAKYRIAPKDILIVLDDADIAFSELRLRESGSAAGHNGMKSILEQFPADTSVARLKVGIGRDESGHMPLDEWVLAKWTKEEAAALPNLVSKAADKAQEWYG from the coding sequence ATGAAACTCATCGTCGGCCTCGGGAACCCTGGCAACGAATACGCGAAGACGCGGCACAATGCTGGTTTTCTCGTCCTTGACGAACTCGCAAACAGGTTGGCCGTCTCGTTTTCAGGAAAAATAGCGCTGAAAGGCGAAGTCGGGGAAGCGCCGAACGAGAAGCTCGTCCTTCTGAAACCTTCCACCTTCATGAACCTTTCCGGCGAAGCGGTGAAGGCGGCCGCGGCGAAGTATCGGATTGCGCCGAAGGACATCCTCATCGTGCTCGATGACGCGGATATCGCGTTTTCGGAACTCCGTCTGCGCGAAAGCGGTTCGGCCGCCGGACACAACGGGATGAAATCCATCCTTGAGCAATTCCCCGCTGACACGTCCGTCGCCAGACTGAAAGTTGGCATCGGACGCGATGAGTCCGGCCACATGCCGCTCGACGAATGGGTGCTCGCGAAATGGACAAAAGAAGAGGCAGCTGCGCTGCCCAATCTCGTCTCGAAGGCTGCGGATAAGGCGCAAGAGTGGTATGGATGA
- the dprA gene encoding DNA-protecting protein DprA, which produces MSPATCRSTNGCSRNGQKKRQLRCPISSRRLRIRRKSGMDDIRGLTLADFEYPPRLKQIHDPPEPLFVRGNLPDPTRPHLAVVGTRTPTRYGHEAVERLVEPLARAGVVIVSGLAFGIDGLAHRSALDAGGTTLAVLGSTLTDTKIYPATNRPLAAEIIARGGALMSEMNDASPIGAFNFPRRNRIIAGLCQAVLIVEAAKKSGSLITARCALDEGRDVMAVPGPITSELSEGPNRLLKSGAIAVMSAEDVLEALQLSIPTAKPQLSLFIAESPEEDALMKALADATLHMDELVRATGLPAALVGGTLTLLEMKNVVKNAGGRYWARV; this is translated from the coding sequence ATGAGTCCGGCCACATGCCGCTCGACGAATGGGTGCTCGCGAAATGGACAAAAGAAGAGGCAGCTGCGCTGCCCAATCTCGTCTCGAAGGCTGCGGATAAGGCGCAAGAGTGGTATGGATGACATCCGCGGGCTCACGCTCGCGGATTTCGAATATCCGCCGCGGCTCAAGCAGATCCACGACCCGCCCGAACCGCTGTTCGTGCGCGGGAATCTGCCCGACCCGACGCGGCCGCATCTGGCCGTGGTGGGCACGCGCACGCCCACGCGTTACGGGCATGAGGCCGTGGAGCGCCTCGTCGAGCCGCTCGCGCGCGCCGGAGTGGTCATCGTGAGCGGCCTCGCGTTCGGGATCGACGGCCTCGCGCACCGCTCTGCGCTCGATGCGGGAGGGACGACGCTCGCTGTGCTCGGGTCCACGCTCACCGATACGAAGATCTATCCTGCCACCAACCGGCCGCTCGCGGCCGAGATCATCGCGCGCGGCGGGGCGCTGATGTCCGAAATGAACGATGCATCGCCCATAGGCGCATTCAATTTCCCGCGCCGTAACCGCATCATCGCCGGGCTGTGCCAGGCCGTTCTCATCGTGGAAGCCGCCAAGAAATCCGGCTCCCTCATCACCGCGCGCTGCGCCCTCGACGAAGGCCGCGACGTGATGGCCGTCCCCGGCCCCATCACCTCGGAGCTCTCGGAAGGGCCGAATCGCTTGTTGAAATCCGGCGCGATCGCGGTGATGTCCGCCGAAGACGTGCTCGAGGCGCTGCAGCTTTCCATCCCCACCGCCAAACCCCAGCTCTCGCTCTTCATCGCCGAATCTCCCGAAGAAGACGCGCTCATGAAGGCGCTCGCCGACGCCACGCTGCACATGGACGAACTCGTCCGCGCCACCGGTCTCCCGGCCGCATTGGTTGGCGGCACGCTCACGCTGCTTGAGATGAAGAACGTGGTGAAAAACGCGGGCGGGAGGTATTGGGCACGAGTCTAA
- a CDS encoding ORF6N domain-containing protein, whose translation MPDVIPAERIENKIYLMRGKKVMLDYDLAILYGVVTKTLKQSVNRNIERFPADFMFEMTVQEMENWRSQFVTSNFARMGLRRPPYVFTEQGVAMLSSVLKSKQAIAVNIQIIRTFTKLREMVADNQSLRLKLEALEKHYDEQFRVVFDAIRRLLATDDEPKPEIGFKG comes from the coding sequence ATGCCTGATGTCATTCCCGCGGAACGAATCGAGAATAAGATTTATCTGATGAGAGGGAAAAAGGTGATGTTGGATTATGACCTCGCCATTCTTTATGGGGTGGTCACAAAGACCCTGAAGCAGTCAGTGAACAGGAATATCGAACGTTTTCCTGCCGATTTCATGTTTGAAATGACCGTTCAGGAAATGGAGAATTGGAGGTCACAATTTGTGACCTCCAATTTCGCGAGGATGGGTCTGCGCCGGCCGCCTTACGTGTTCACCGAGCAAGGAGTCGCCATGCTCTCCAGCGTCCTGAAGAGCAAGCAAGCCATCGCCGTCAACATCCAGATCATCCGCACCTTCACGAAACTCCGCGAAATGGTCGCCGACAACCAGTCTCTCCGCCTCAAGCTGGAAGCGCTCGAGAAGCACTACGACGAGCAATTCCGCGTCGTGTTCGATGCGATCCGTCGCCTGCTTGCTACGGACGATGAGCCGAAACCGGAGATCGGGTTCAAGGGTTAG
- the topA gene encoding type I DNA topoisomerase — protein MPKTLVIVESPTKAKTISKFLGKDYKVLSSFGHVRDLPASKTGVDVKHGFKPTYEVPERAEKHVAALKAAAKDADEVMLATDEDREGEAIAWHIAEILKLDEAKAKRITFHEITKHAIEAALSHPRTLHMDMVHAQQMRRILDRLVGYELSPLLWKKVRRGLSAGRVQSVAVRLVVERERERDAFKVDEFWTIDASFEKGGVAFDGKLSTIDGKKLDKLDVKTGADAANIVDGLKGASYAVTAVEQKRITKAPPIPFTTSSLQIEANGKLGMSAKQTMTLAQKLYETGRITYMRTDSTNLAEKFLGETQTYLKGAFGEKYATGARTYKTDKKGAQEAHEAIRPTDPSVTPDSIKGDLDSGEFRLYDLIWRRTLATQMPNAELERTGVDIAAARYGFRTNGNSVRFDGYMKVYRSAQEKVLPALAKGDAVTATAIVPTQHFTEPPARYSDATLVKVMEEHGIGRPSTYAPTISTIEAREYVERDDNKKLKPTEVAGIVTDLLKEHFPDIVDYAFTAKMEKTLDDVAEGTEKWAPALKEFYEPFHERITEKTGSLKREEVLKERSLGIDPASGLEVFVKSGRFGAFVQLGEWKEEDRKAKVNKPRSGSLPRDVNMDTVTLETALKVLELPREVGSMDDGMAIEANVGRFGPYLKFGKAYVSLPPAFDPRTVSLTDAKRIIAEGVERKRKMMEPLATLGEDPETKGTIQVKDGRYGPYVTDGKTNATVKKGTDPKTVTLEEAIALLAKKRAAPKRTWSRKTKLET, from the coding sequence ATGCCTAAGACACTCGTCATCGTGGAGTCGCCCACCAAGGCGAAGACGATCTCCAAATTCCTGGGGAAGGACTACAAGGTCCTGTCTTCTTTCGGCCATGTGCGCGACCTGCCGGCCTCCAAGACCGGCGTGGACGTGAAGCATGGGTTCAAACCCACCTACGAGGTGCCGGAGCGCGCCGAAAAGCACGTCGCGGCATTGAAGGCCGCGGCCAAGGACGCGGACGAGGTGATGCTCGCGACCGACGAAGACCGCGAAGGAGAGGCCATCGCCTGGCACATCGCGGAGATCCTGAAGCTCGACGAGGCGAAGGCGAAGCGCATCACCTTCCACGAGATCACCAAGCACGCCATCGAGGCGGCGCTCTCGCATCCGCGCACGCTGCACATGGACATGGTGCACGCCCAGCAGATGCGTCGCATCCTCGACCGGCTCGTGGGCTACGAGCTCTCGCCTCTCCTCTGGAAGAAGGTGCGCCGCGGGCTCTCCGCCGGGCGCGTGCAATCCGTCGCCGTCCGATTGGTCGTCGAGCGCGAACGCGAGCGCGACGCGTTCAAGGTGGACGAGTTCTGGACGATCGACGCGTCGTTCGAAAAAGGCGGCGTGGCGTTCGACGGGAAGCTGTCGACGATCGACGGGAAGAAGCTGGACAAGCTCGACGTGAAGACGGGTGCCGACGCGGCGAACATCGTCGACGGCCTCAAAGGCGCGTCGTACGCCGTCACTGCCGTCGAACAGAAGCGCATCACGAAGGCCCCCCCGATCCCCTTCACCACTTCCTCCCTTCAGATCGAGGCCAACGGCAAGCTTGGCATGAGCGCCAAGCAGACCATGACGCTCGCGCAAAAGCTGTACGAGACGGGGCGCATCACCTACATGCGAACGGACTCGACGAACCTCGCGGAAAAATTCCTCGGCGAGACGCAGACCTATCTCAAGGGCGCTTTTGGCGAGAAGTACGCGACCGGCGCGCGCACCTATAAGACCGACAAGAAGGGGGCGCAGGAGGCGCACGAGGCGATCCGCCCCACCGACCCGTCGGTGACGCCCGATTCGATCAAAGGCGACCTGGACTCGGGCGAGTTCCGGCTCTACGACCTCATTTGGCGCCGCACGCTCGCCACCCAGATGCCCAACGCCGAGCTCGAGCGCACGGGCGTGGACATCGCCGCCGCGCGCTACGGCTTCCGCACCAACGGCAACTCCGTGCGCTTCGACGGGTACATGAAGGTGTACCGCTCCGCGCAGGAGAAGGTGCTGCCTGCGCTTGCGAAGGGCGATGCGGTCACCGCCACGGCCATCGTGCCCACGCAACATTTCACCGAGCCGCCGGCTCGCTATTCCGACGCTACCCTTGTGAAGGTGATGGAAGAGCACGGCATCGGCCGCCCTTCCACCTATGCTCCGACCATCTCCACCATCGAGGCCCGCGAATACGTGGAACGCGATGACAACAAGAAATTGAAACCGACCGAAGTGGCCGGCATCGTCACCGACCTGCTTAAGGAGCATTTTCCCGACATCGTGGACTATGCCTTCACGGCCAAGATGGAGAAGACCCTCGACGACGTGGCCGAAGGAACCGAGAAGTGGGCGCCGGCCCTCAAGGAATTCTACGAGCCGTTCCATGAGCGCATCACCGAGAAGACCGGCAGCCTCAAGCGCGAGGAGGTGCTCAAGGAACGCTCCCTCGGGATCGATCCCGCAAGCGGCCTCGAGGTGTTCGTGAAGAGCGGCAGGTTCGGCGCGTTCGTGCAGCTTGGAGAATGGAAGGAGGAGGACCGCAAGGCGAAGGTGAACAAGCCTCGTAGCGGCTCCCTGCCCCGCGACGTGAACATGGACACGGTGACCCTCGAGACGGCGCTCAAGGTGCTCGAACTCCCGCGCGAGGTCGGGTCCATGGATGACGGGATGGCAATCGAGGCCAACGTCGGCCGGTTCGGCCCGTACCTCAAGTTCGGCAAGGCGTACGTGAGCCTCCCGCCCGCCTTCGACCCGCGCACCGTGTCGCTTACGGACGCCAAGCGCATCATCGCCGAAGGGGTCGAGCGCAAGCGCAAGATGATGGAGCCGCTTGCCACCCTGGGCGAGGATCCCGAAACGAAGGGGACGATCCAGGTGAAGGACGGGCGCTACGGCCCCTACGTCACGGACGGCAAGACGAACGCCACCGTCAAGAAAGGAACCGACCCGAAGACGGTCACGCTCGAAGAAGCGATCGCCCTGCTCGCGAAGAAACGCGCGGCTCCCAAACGGACATGGAGCAGGAAGACAAAACTTGAAACATGA